One Paramormyrops kingsleyae isolate MSU_618 unplaced genomic scaffold, PKINGS_0.4 ups33, whole genome shotgun sequence genomic region harbors:
- the LOC140585579 gene encoding uncharacterized protein isoform X1, producing the protein MPGKCRFNNVWLHSEKYNAWLEKDQDPRRAKCRLCHKTFDISNMGEAALSSHAKGAKHQSAAAAAQQSASNPIAGFFTQVTNVMIPSASCSASLSSTTKQGTILSAVSRNETLTAEVLWALKVANSHYSHKSCEDISQLFPVMFPDSQIAARFTCGERKCSYMCNFGLAPYFKKLTLASVSKQRVYVMLFDESLNHYLQAKQLDMHVRLWDGSEVKTKYIGSEFMGHSSAQDIVEKISNLLSETGIKNLVQISMDGPNVNWKVFETLQKQVQNDVRKSLINIGSCGLHILHNAFRHGCKSAGWEVEHGLSSLYWLFHDCPARHEDFVTATGCDTPMLKFCKHRWIENVNVSERGLLLWPHVKKYIDMVERGELMNPKVKSFDEVKMRCADPLFPVKVEIFNSIAREIDPFLTMYQSDQPMLPFLSDDMYKLIKGLMGRFLKEKHLQEATSTLKLLQVPFQDSSLHKDSSQVDIGFAAQVTLNQLKSSKNISERQRLEIRMDCKKLLIALLEKLLKKAPVHHTLVRSMQCLDPRRMAECKELCVSQMRRMLHILVGAKHVNEAMCDDILREFREFCDLAAFQAKFREFDPKNTRVDTLLHETMGTKPSFSKVWDVVKILLVLSHGQASVERGFSINKELIVENQKERSLVAQRLIVDHIRSVGGIIKVEITKELLLSAAGARQKYHGYLEEEKKKKEQ; encoded by the exons atgccGGGAAAATGTCGCTTTAATAATGTATGGCTTCATTCTGAAAAGTATAATGCATGGCTTGAGAAAGACCAGGACCCGAGACGAGCAAAATGTAGACTTTGCCATAAAACGTTCGACATTTCGAACATGGGAGAAGCAGCGCTATCTAGCCATGCTAAAGGTGCAAAGCACCAGTCTGCCGCTGCAGCTGCGCAACAGTCAGCTTCCAACCCGATCGCTGGCTTTTTCACCCAGGTGACTAATGTCATGATACCCTCTGCCAGCTGCAGTGCTTCCCTCTCCTCCACCACAAAGCAAGGGACCATTTTGAGTGCTGTGTCCAGAAACGAAACCCTCACTGCAGAGGTACTGTGGGCGCTAAAAGTGGCTAATTCTCACTATTCTCACAAGTCTTGTGAAGACATAAGCCAGCTTTTTCCGGTCATGTTCCCCGACAGTCAGATAGCTGCAAGATTTACATGCGGTGAACGCAAGTGCTCATATATGTGTAATTTTGGACTGGCTCCTTATTTTAAGAAACTGACTTTGGCTAGTGTATCAAAGCAACGAGTATATGTCATGTTATTTGATGAAAGCCTGAATCACTATTTACAGGCTAAACAGCTAGACATGCATGTCAGGCTATGGGACGGGTCCGAGGTGAAGACTAAATACATCGGCTCAGAGTTTATGGGCCATTCATCAGCTCAAGACATCGTTGAAAAAATCAGCAACTTGCTTTCTGAGACCGGAATCAAGAATCTTGTCCAAATCTCAATGGACGGGCCGAACGTAAATTGGAAAGTATTTGAAACTCTCCAGAAGCAAGTGCAGAATGATGTGCGTAAGTCACTAATCAACATAGGTTCGTGCGGGTTGCACATACTACACAATGCGTTCAGACATGGATGTAAATCCGCTGGATGGGAAGTCGAACACGGACTCTCTAGCCTGTATTGGCTGTTTCATGATTGCCCTGCTCGTCACGAAGATTTTGTGACAGCAACCGGATGTGACACTCCCATGCTCAAGTTTTGCAAGCATCGGTGGATTGAAAATGTGAATGTGTCAGAAAGAGGATTGCTGCTCTGGCCACATGTAAAAAAATACATCGACATGGTAGAGAGAGGTGAACTTATGAATCCAAAAGTGAAGTCGTTTGATGAGGTGAAGATGCGATGTGCTGATCCTCTATTTCCAGTGAAAGTGGAGATATTTAACAGCATTGCGAGAGAAATCGACCCCTTCCTCACCATGTATCAGTCAGACCAGCCCATGCTGCCTTTCCTTTCTGATGACATGTACAAACTGATCAAAG GCCTCATGGGACGATTTCTGAAAGAAAAGCACTTGCAAGAGGCCACATCTACACTAAAGCTCCTCCAGGTCCCTTTTCAGGACAGCAGTCTGCACAAGGATAGTTCTCAGGTTGATATTGGATTTGCAGCACAAGTCACTCTCAACCAACTCAAGTCTTCcaaaaacatttctgaaagGCAGAGACTAGAGATTAGGATGGACTGCAAGAAACTCTTGATTGCACTCCTTGAGAAGTTGCTGAAAAAGGCTCCAGTGCATCACACATTAGTGAGAAGCATGCAGTGCCTTGACCCAAGACGTATGGCTGAATGTAAAGAACTGTGCGTAAGTCAAATGAGAAGAATGCTGCACATACTTGTAGGAGCTAAACATGTAAATGAGGCTATGTGTGATGACATCCTTCGAGAATTTAGGGAGTTTTGTGATTTGGCTGCTTTTCAGGCTAAGTTCAGGGAATTTGACCCGAAAAACACTCGAGTGGACACCCTGTTGCATGAGACAATGGGGACAAAACCATCATTTTCCAAAGTGTGGGATGTTGTGAAGATTCTGCTTGTCTTGTCACATGGACAGGCCAGTGTGGAAAGAGGCTTTTCCATCAACAAAGAGTTAATCGTTGAGAATCAGAAGGAGAGGTCTCTGGTGGCTCAGAGGCTCATTGTTGACCATATCAGATCTGTAGGGGGCATAATCAAGGTAGAGATCACAAAAGAGCTGCTTCTTTCGGCTGCAGGAGCCAGGCAGAAATACCATGGCTACTTGGAAgaggagaagaaaaagaaagaacagTAA
- the LOC140585579 gene encoding uncharacterized protein isoform X3 encodes MPGKCRFNNVWLHSEKYNAWLEKDQDPRRAKCRLCHKTFDISNMGEAALSSHAKGAKHQSAAAAAQQSASNPIAGFFTQVTNVMIPSASCSASLSSTTKQGTILSAVSRNETLTAEVLWALKVANSHYSHKSCEDISQLFPVMFPDSQIAARFTCGERKCSYMCNFGLAPYFKKLTLASVSKQRVYVMLFDESLNHYLQAKQLDMHVRLWDGSEVKTKYIGSEFMGHSSAQDIVEKISNLLSETGIKNLVQISMDGPNVNWKVFETLQKQVQNDVRKSLINIGSCGLHILHNAFRHGCKSAGWEVEHGLSSLYWLFHDCPARHEDFVTATGCDTPMLKFCKHRWIENVNVSERGLLLWPHVKKYIDMVERGELMNPKVKSFDEVKMRCADPLFPVKVEIFNSIAREIDPFLTMYQSDQPMLPFLSDDMYKLIKGLMGRFLKEKHLQEATSTLKLLQVPFQDSSLHKDSSQEPGRNTMATWKRRRKRKNSKLLT; translated from the exons atgccGGGAAAATGTCGCTTTAATAATGTATGGCTTCATTCTGAAAAGTATAATGCATGGCTTGAGAAAGACCAGGACCCGAGACGAGCAAAATGTAGACTTTGCCATAAAACGTTCGACATTTCGAACATGGGAGAAGCAGCGCTATCTAGCCATGCTAAAGGTGCAAAGCACCAGTCTGCCGCTGCAGCTGCGCAACAGTCAGCTTCCAACCCGATCGCTGGCTTTTTCACCCAGGTGACTAATGTCATGATACCCTCTGCCAGCTGCAGTGCTTCCCTCTCCTCCACCACAAAGCAAGGGACCATTTTGAGTGCTGTGTCCAGAAACGAAACCCTCACTGCAGAGGTACTGTGGGCGCTAAAAGTGGCTAATTCTCACTATTCTCACAAGTCTTGTGAAGACATAAGCCAGCTTTTTCCGGTCATGTTCCCCGACAGTCAGATAGCTGCAAGATTTACATGCGGTGAACGCAAGTGCTCATATATGTGTAATTTTGGACTGGCTCCTTATTTTAAGAAACTGACTTTGGCTAGTGTATCAAAGCAACGAGTATATGTCATGTTATTTGATGAAAGCCTGAATCACTATTTACAGGCTAAACAGCTAGACATGCATGTCAGGCTATGGGACGGGTCCGAGGTGAAGACTAAATACATCGGCTCAGAGTTTATGGGCCATTCATCAGCTCAAGACATCGTTGAAAAAATCAGCAACTTGCTTTCTGAGACCGGAATCAAGAATCTTGTCCAAATCTCAATGGACGGGCCGAACGTAAATTGGAAAGTATTTGAAACTCTCCAGAAGCAAGTGCAGAATGATGTGCGTAAGTCACTAATCAACATAGGTTCGTGCGGGTTGCACATACTACACAATGCGTTCAGACATGGATGTAAATCCGCTGGATGGGAAGTCGAACACGGACTCTCTAGCCTGTATTGGCTGTTTCATGATTGCCCTGCTCGTCACGAAGATTTTGTGACAGCAACCGGATGTGACACTCCCATGCTCAAGTTTTGCAAGCATCGGTGGATTGAAAATGTGAATGTGTCAGAAAGAGGATTGCTGCTCTGGCCACATGTAAAAAAATACATCGACATGGTAGAGAGAGGTGAACTTATGAATCCAAAAGTGAAGTCGTTTGATGAGGTGAAGATGCGATGTGCTGATCCTCTATTTCCAGTGAAAGTGGAGATATTTAACAGCATTGCGAGAGAAATCGACCCCTTCCTCACCATGTATCAGTCAGACCAGCCCATGCTGCCTTTCCTTTCTGATGACATGTACAAACTGATCAAAG GCCTCATGGGACGATTTCTGAAAGAAAAGCACTTGCAAGAGGCCACATCTACACTAAAGCTCCTCCAGGTCCCTTTTCAGGACAGCAGTCTGCACAAGGATAGTTCTCAG GAGCCAGGCAGAAATACCATGGCTACTTGGAAgaggagaagaaaaagaaagaacagTAAGCTGTTGACTTGA
- the LOC140585579 gene encoding uncharacterized protein isoform X2 has translation MPGKCRFNNVWLHSEKYNAWLEKDQDPRRAKCRLCHKTFDISNMGEAALSSHAKGAKHQSAAAAAQQSASNPIAGFFTQVTNVMIPSASCSASLSSTTKQGTILSAVSRNETLTAEVLWALKVANSHYSHKSCEDISQLFPVMFPDSQIAARFTCGERKCSYMCNFGLAPYFKKLTLASVSKQRVYVMLFDESLNHYLQAKQLDMHVRLWDGSEVKTKYIGSEFMGHSSAQDIVEKISNLLSETGIKNLVQISMDGPNVNWKVFETLQKQVQNDVRKSLINIGSCGLHILHNAFRHGCKSAGWEVEHGLSSLYWLFHDCPARHEDFVTATGCDTPMLKFCKHRWIENVNVSERGLLLWPHVKKYIDMVERGELMNPKVKSFDEVKMRCADPLFPVKVEIFNSIAREIDPFLTMYQSDQPMLPFLSDDMYKLIKGLMGRFLKEKHLQEATSTLKLLQVPFQDSSLHKDSSQVDIGFAAQVTLNQLKSSKNISERQRLEIRMDCKKLLIALLEKLLKKAPVHHTLVRSMQCLDPRRMAECKELCEPGRNTMATWKRRRKRKNSKLLT, from the exons atgccGGGAAAATGTCGCTTTAATAATGTATGGCTTCATTCTGAAAAGTATAATGCATGGCTTGAGAAAGACCAGGACCCGAGACGAGCAAAATGTAGACTTTGCCATAAAACGTTCGACATTTCGAACATGGGAGAAGCAGCGCTATCTAGCCATGCTAAAGGTGCAAAGCACCAGTCTGCCGCTGCAGCTGCGCAACAGTCAGCTTCCAACCCGATCGCTGGCTTTTTCACCCAGGTGACTAATGTCATGATACCCTCTGCCAGCTGCAGTGCTTCCCTCTCCTCCACCACAAAGCAAGGGACCATTTTGAGTGCTGTGTCCAGAAACGAAACCCTCACTGCAGAGGTACTGTGGGCGCTAAAAGTGGCTAATTCTCACTATTCTCACAAGTCTTGTGAAGACATAAGCCAGCTTTTTCCGGTCATGTTCCCCGACAGTCAGATAGCTGCAAGATTTACATGCGGTGAACGCAAGTGCTCATATATGTGTAATTTTGGACTGGCTCCTTATTTTAAGAAACTGACTTTGGCTAGTGTATCAAAGCAACGAGTATATGTCATGTTATTTGATGAAAGCCTGAATCACTATTTACAGGCTAAACAGCTAGACATGCATGTCAGGCTATGGGACGGGTCCGAGGTGAAGACTAAATACATCGGCTCAGAGTTTATGGGCCATTCATCAGCTCAAGACATCGTTGAAAAAATCAGCAACTTGCTTTCTGAGACCGGAATCAAGAATCTTGTCCAAATCTCAATGGACGGGCCGAACGTAAATTGGAAAGTATTTGAAACTCTCCAGAAGCAAGTGCAGAATGATGTGCGTAAGTCACTAATCAACATAGGTTCGTGCGGGTTGCACATACTACACAATGCGTTCAGACATGGATGTAAATCCGCTGGATGGGAAGTCGAACACGGACTCTCTAGCCTGTATTGGCTGTTTCATGATTGCCCTGCTCGTCACGAAGATTTTGTGACAGCAACCGGATGTGACACTCCCATGCTCAAGTTTTGCAAGCATCGGTGGATTGAAAATGTGAATGTGTCAGAAAGAGGATTGCTGCTCTGGCCACATGTAAAAAAATACATCGACATGGTAGAGAGAGGTGAACTTATGAATCCAAAAGTGAAGTCGTTTGATGAGGTGAAGATGCGATGTGCTGATCCTCTATTTCCAGTGAAAGTGGAGATATTTAACAGCATTGCGAGAGAAATCGACCCCTTCCTCACCATGTATCAGTCAGACCAGCCCATGCTGCCTTTCCTTTCTGATGACATGTACAAACTGATCAAAG GCCTCATGGGACGATTTCTGAAAGAAAAGCACTTGCAAGAGGCCACATCTACACTAAAGCTCCTCCAGGTCCCTTTTCAGGACAGCAGTCTGCACAAGGATAGTTCTCAGGTTGATATTGGATTTGCAGCACAAGTCACTCTCAACCAACTCAAGTCTTCcaaaaacatttctgaaagGCAGAGACTAGAGATTAGGATGGACTGCAAGAAACTCTTGATTGCACTCCTTGAGAAGTTGCTGAAAAAGGCTCCAGTGCATCACACATTAGTGAGAAGCATGCAGTGCCTTGACCCAAGACGTATGGCTGAATGTAAAGAACTGTGC GAGCCAGGCAGAAATACCATGGCTACTTGGAAgaggagaagaaaaagaaagaacagTAAGCTGTTGACTTGA
- the LOC140585579 gene encoding uncharacterized protein isoform X4, with protein sequence MYQSDQPMLPFLSDDMYKLIKGLMGRFLKEKHLQEATSTLKLLQVPFQDSSLHKDSSQVDIGFAAQVTLNQLKSSKNISERQRLEIRMDCKKLLIALLEKLLKKAPVHHTLVRSMQCLDPRRMAECKELCVSQMRRMLHILVGAKHVNEAMCDDILREFREFCDLAAFQAKFREFDPKNTRVDTLLHETMGTKPSFSKVWDVVKILLVLSHGQASVERGFSINKELIVENQKERSLVAQRLIVDHIRSVGGIIKVEITKELLLSAAGARQKYHGYLEEEKKKKEQ encoded by the exons ATGTATCAGTCAGACCAGCCCATGCTGCCTTTCCTTTCTGATGACATGTACAAACTGATCAAAG GCCTCATGGGACGATTTCTGAAAGAAAAGCACTTGCAAGAGGCCACATCTACACTAAAGCTCCTCCAGGTCCCTTTTCAGGACAGCAGTCTGCACAAGGATAGTTCTCAGGTTGATATTGGATTTGCAGCACAAGTCACTCTCAACCAACTCAAGTCTTCcaaaaacatttctgaaagGCAGAGACTAGAGATTAGGATGGACTGCAAGAAACTCTTGATTGCACTCCTTGAGAAGTTGCTGAAAAAGGCTCCAGTGCATCACACATTAGTGAGAAGCATGCAGTGCCTTGACCCAAGACGTATGGCTGAATGTAAAGAACTGTGCGTAAGTCAAATGAGAAGAATGCTGCACATACTTGTAGGAGCTAAACATGTAAATGAGGCTATGTGTGATGACATCCTTCGAGAATTTAGGGAGTTTTGTGATTTGGCTGCTTTTCAGGCTAAGTTCAGGGAATTTGACCCGAAAAACACTCGAGTGGACACCCTGTTGCATGAGACAATGGGGACAAAACCATCATTTTCCAAAGTGTGGGATGTTGTGAAGATTCTGCTTGTCTTGTCACATGGACAGGCCAGTGTGGAAAGAGGCTTTTCCATCAACAAAGAGTTAATCGTTGAGAATCAGAAGGAGAGGTCTCTGGTGGCTCAGAGGCTCATTGTTGACCATATCAGATCTGTAGGGGGCATAATCAAGGTAGAGATCACAAAAGAGCTGCTTCTTTCGGCTGCAGGAGCCAGGCAGAAATACCATGGCTACTTGGAAgaggagaagaaaaagaaagaacagTAA